The following proteins are encoded in a genomic region of Brachypodium distachyon strain Bd21 chromosome 1, Brachypodium_distachyon_v3.0, whole genome shotgun sequence:
- the LOC100845526 gene encoding dormancy-associated protein homolog 3 — protein MGLLDKLWDDTVAGPRPDTGLGRLRNLASRPAAVKINDVAADAAPKVIPPTTPAGGEDAPVRVTRSIMIKRPAGYPSSPRSAASTPPASPAGSTPPISPFAGAGGRFRRKSSSDAYERATPPGPSTSHPPPFEV, from the exons ATGGGGCTGCTTGACAAGCTGTGGGACGACACCGTCGCGGGTCCCCGCCCCGACACCGGCCTCGGCCGCCTCCGCAACCTCGCctcccgccccgccgccgtcaagATCAACG ATGTTGCTGCGGACGCGGCGCCCAAGGTTATCCCGCCCACgacgccggccggcggcgaggacgcgcCGGTGAGGGTCACGCGCAGCATCATGATCAAGCGGCCGGCGGGGTACCCGTCTTCGCCGAGGAGCGCGGCCAGCACGCCGCCAGCCTCGCCGGCTGGATCCACGCCGCCCATCTCCCcgttcgccggcgccg GTGGTCGCTTCAGAAGGAAATCATCCTCAGATGCATACGAGAGGGCAACACCACCTGGACCGTCGACCAGTCACCCTCCCCCCTTTGAAGTGTGA
- the LOC100846136 gene encoding phylloplanin has product MAASKSLLLAAVLLVVIAGLGAEANKQAPLALVAGVVPCSAGSSINVAAVPAFPNADLQLVCGSTEIARATTDGSGAFNINLGKVSPSLLMPLLSKQCKVVVLTPLAACDVSLASVAGTLAAPVQLLGADSGSGSGGTGGLGGLGSIIGLIGQIVGGLLGGILNIVPLPFSLV; this is encoded by the exons ATGGCAGCCTCCAAGAGCCTTCTCCTCGCTGCTGTCCTCCTAGTCGTCATCGCCGGTCTCGGCGCGGAGGCGAACAAGCAGGCTCCCCTtgccctcgtcgccggcgtggTGCCATGCAGCGCGGGGAGCTCCATCAACGTGGCTGCCGTCCCAGCGTTCCCGA ACGCCGATCTGCAGCTGGTGTGCGGCAGTACGGAAATCGCCCGCGCGACGACGGACGGCAGCGGAGCGTTCAACATAAACCTGGGCAAGGTCAGCCCGTCGCTGCTCATGCCTCTGCTTAGCAAGCAGTGCAAGGTGGTCGTGCTCACCCCGCTGGCCGCCTGCGACGTGTCCCTTGCCAGCGTCGCCGGCACGCTGGCTGCGCCGGTGCAGCTCCTGGGTGCcgacagcggcagcggcagcggcggtactggcggcctcggcggccttggcaGTATAATTGGCCTCATCGGGCAGATCgttggcggcctcctcggtGGCATCCTTAACATCGTCCCGTTGCCCTTCTCTCTCGTCTAG
- the LOC100845833 gene encoding phylloplanin, translating into MASKGAAVAVLLAIATVAAMCAVSAAQTKFGKLVITGVVPCNTGTLIDVATSPAFPDADVELRCGGNVVAGARTNRNGSFAIETDMTNALAALVGACELVVDTPLVKCDGRLPTAGALVSYLQGPLARLLSGIFKLAPAGFSFRMS; encoded by the exons ATGGCGTCTAAGGGTGCCGCCGTTGCCGTTCTTCTGGCAATCGCCACGGTCGCGGCAATGTGCGCCGTGTCCGCCGCGCAGACCAAGTTCGGCAAGCTCGTCATCACCGGCGTCGTGCCCTGCAACACCGGCACCCTCATCGACGTCGCCACTTCTCCAGCGTTCCCAG ACGCGGACGTGGAGCTGCGGTGCGGGGGCAACGTGGTGGCCGGCGCCAGGACGAACCGCAACGGGTCCTTCGCGATCGAGACGGACATGACCAACGCGCTGGCGGCGCTCGTCGGCGCCTGCGAGCTGGTGGTGGACACGCCGCTGGTCAAGTGCGACGGGAGGCTGCCCACGGCGGGGGCGCTCGTGTCCTACCTGCAGGGCCCGCTCGCCAGGCTGCTCAGCGGCATCTTCAAGCTCGCCCCCGCCGGCTTCTCCTTCCGCATGAGCTGA